One Phaseolus vulgaris cultivar G19833 chromosome 4, P. vulgaris v2.0, whole genome shotgun sequence DNA window includes the following coding sequences:
- the LOC137837247 gene encoding UPF0496 protein At3g19330-like, giving the protein MLKCFSFKSSTSSPTIQNPSQESTSSISREYHHAVHTTSFSEIRFNVEAQAHHLNPTRERVQQALDHFNPDNLTRLFSAFFDHTETASDLCLHLHRCLLRARALHAPLLDLFQSLDPSHPSQNDCVRALDLFQPFHTLPNPIPDSHTFSAIRADLSVLKTTLDHRAARSLRSLRLSRRLFRGSAICLVVVAVAVIAATVAATVHAVVAIAGSGAGFALPVCASEKRELARLRQLDAAAKCAYVLSNDLGTIDALVSRLRAAVEGDKVLVGLGLERGNERYLVEEVIKQLWKSHQGFLRQVEDLEEHIFLCFYNINKARLLVHQVICTDSTS; this is encoded by the exons ATGCTCAAATGCTTCTCCTTCAAATCATCTACTTCTTCACCAACCATCCAAAACCCTTCCCAAG AGAGCACATCCAGCATCTCTCGCGAGTACCACCACGCCGTGCACACCACGTCTTTTTCCGAGATTCGCTTCAACGTCGAGGCCCAGGCCCACCACCTCAACCCCACGCGCGAGCGCGTTCAACAAGCATTAGACCACTTCAACCCCGATAACCTCACGCGCCTCTTCTCCGCGTTCTTCGACCACACCGAAACTGCCTCCGACCTCTGCCTCCACCTACACCGCTGCCTCCTTCGCGCGCGTGCCCTTCACGCGCCGCTCCTCGATCTCTTCCAAAGCCTGGACCCTTCCCACCCCTCCCAAAACGACTGCGTTCGCGCCCTCGACCTCTTCCAGCCCTTCCACACCCTCCCAAACCCCATCCCCGACTCCCACACCTTCTCCGCCATCCGCGCCGACCTCTCCGTCCTCAAAACCACCCTCGACCACCGCGCCGCCAGATCGCTCAGGAGCCTCCGCCTCTCCCGCCGCCTCTTCCGCGGCTCGGCCATCTGCCTCGTTGTGGTTGCAGTTGCCGTGATTGCCGCCACCGTCGCCGCCACTGTGCACGCTGTGGTTGCAATTGCTGGAAGTGGTGCCGGTTTTGCTCTGCCGGTTTGTGCGTCTGAGAAGAGGGAACTTGCGAGACTGAGGCAGCTTGATGCTGCTGCCAAATGTGCTTACGTGTTGAGCAACGATCTCGGGACGATCGACGCTCTGGTGTCGCGGCTGCGCGCGGCGGTGGAGGGGGACAAGGTGTTGGTGGGCCTTGGGTTGGAGAGGGGAAATGAGAGGTATCTTGTGGAGGAAGTTATCAAGCAGCTCTGGAAGAGTCACCAGGGATTTTTGCGCCAGGTTGAGGATCTTGAGGAGCATATATTCCTCTGCTTTTATAACATTAACAAGGCAAGGCTTTTGGTTCATCAAGTGATATGCACTGATTCAACTTCCTAG